The window GGCTTCTGATAGGTCTGACCTCATTAAATGCGCCCCTTCCAGATTTGCTCCTTCCAGATTTGCTCCTTTGAGCATCGCATCCTCAAAGTTGGTTCCATAAAGGTTAGCTCCCTTGAGATTAGCATTCTCAAGATAGGTCTTCTTACAATATGCCAGCTTCAGATTTGCCCCCTCCAGGTTTACTCCCTTTAGATTCATTCCGCTCAGAGTTCCCCAGCTAAGATCCGGAATAACGTCCGGGTTTTGCTCTCTCCATCTGTTCCATACATCAACCCCTTGTCTCAGGAAATCAATGTGCTCTTTTTTGGCCATATTCTATTCCCTCGGACTTTAGGCGATACTGCTTATATAACAGACAAAAGTGTCTGTTCTAAATTATTTTTTATACAAATAACATGTGGTAGGTCAGACATTCTTGTCTGACAATTGTCTTAGAAAACATGAATAACCAGATTATTTCCAATTATTCCTCAGCTCACGTAGCTCTTTAAAAATCGACCGGGGGTCATCCCCGACGGAAGGTTTTCTCTTTTTTACCTCCCTGACTACCTCAGGAACATCAAACCGGAAAAAAGGATTGTATTTCTTTTCCTCTCCGATCGTTGTGGGATTCGGCTCCT of the Thermodesulfobacteriota bacterium genome contains:
- a CDS encoding pentapeptide repeat-containing protein; protein product: MAKKEHIDFLRQGVDVWNRWREQNPDVIPDLSWGTLSGMNLKGVNLEGANLKLAYCKKTYLENANLKGANLYGTNFEDAMLKGANLEGANLEGAHLMRSDLSEANLAQSSLKIANLEGARLTEADLTGVKKLTLEQLSKVKTVYRAKLDLYLLEQLKEKCSYLLERDNPDSQF